From one Eucalyptus grandis isolate ANBG69807.140 chromosome 9, ASM1654582v1, whole genome shotgun sequence genomic stretch:
- the LOC104418872 gene encoding SH3 domain-containing protein 2 isoform X1, whose protein sequence is MEAIRKQATRLREQVAKQQQAVLKQFGAGGYGGSDSMINDEAELQQHQKLEKLYISTRAGKHFQKDIVRGAEGYIVTGSKQVEIGTKLSEDSRKYGSENTCTSGSTLTKAALSYGRAWAQIEKERGNLLKALGTQVAEPLRAMVTGAPLEEARHLAQRYDRMRQEAESQAIEVSKRQAKVRDSPGNAENATKLEAAEAKLQDLKSNVAVLGKEAAASMSAVEAQQQRLTLQRLITMVEAERTYHKRVLHILEQLEAEMMSERQRIEAPPGPSLDNMSAPPSYEETNGIYASHMQNGSADRMSYFLGEVTHPYQAESDVELNLSIGDYVVVRKVTNNGWAEGECKGKAGWFPFGYVERRERILASKMAEVF, encoded by the exons ATGGAGGCCATCAGAAAGCAAGCCACTCGACTCAGAGAACAAGTCGCCAAGCAGCAGCag GCTGTCCTCAAGCAGTTTGGAGCAGGGGGATATGGAGGGTCAGATAGCATGATCAATGATGAGGCAGAACTCCAGCAACATCAGAAACTTGAGAAGCTTTACATATCAACACGTGCTGGCAAG CATTTCCAAAAGGATATTGTACGTGGAGCAGAAGGATACATAGTTACTGGGTCAAAGCAAGTTGAGATTG GAACAAAATTGTCAGAGGACAGTAGAAAATATGGTTCTGAAAATACTTGTACCAGTGGTAGTACTCTAACAAAAGCTGCCTTAAGTTATGGACGGGCTTGGGCTCAAATTGAGAAAGAGCGTGGGAATCTCTTGAAAGCTCTAGGGACACAG GTTGCAGAACCATTAAGAGCGATGGTAACGGGAGCTCCCTTGGAAGAAGCACGGCATCTTGCTCAAAGATATGACAGGATGAGACAGGAAGCTGAATCTCAG GCTATTGAAGTTTCCAAGCGCCAAGCAAAAGTGAGGGATTCTCCAGGCAATGCTGAGAATGCTACAAAACTGGAAGCCGCAGAAGCAAAGCTGCAAGATCTCAAGTCAAATGTGGCAGTATTAGGGAAAGAAGCTGCCGCTTCCATGTCTGCTGTTGAAGCTCAACAACAGAGGTTAACACTCCAGCGGCTTATTACCATG GTTGAAGCGGAGCGTACTTATCATAAGAGAGTTCTTCATATTCTTGAACAGCTTGAAGCCGAG ATGATGTCAGAAAGACAACGTATTGAAGCACCTCCTGGCCCAAGTTTGGACAACATGAGTGCACCTCCTTCATATGAAGAAACCAATGGCATCTATGCATCACATATGCAAAATGGTTCTGCTGATAGAATGAGTTACTTTCTGGGAGAG GTTACTCATCCATATCAAGCTGAATCTGATGTTGAGCTGAATCTATCAATCGGTGATTATGTTGTCGTCCGAAAG GTGACTAACAATGGGTGGGCAGAAGGTGAATGTAAAGGTAAAGCGGGATGGTTCCCATTTGGGTATGTTGAAAGAAGGGAGCGTATTCTTGCAAGCAAAATGGCCGAAGTGTTTTAG
- the LOC104418872 gene encoding SH3 domain-containing protein 2 isoform X2, producing the protein MMQTIALEEQNAVLKQFGAGGYGGSDSMINDEAELQQHQKLEKLYISTRAGKHFQKDIVRGAEGYIVTGSKQVEIGTKLSEDSRKYGSENTCTSGSTLTKAALSYGRAWAQIEKERGNLLKALGTQVAEPLRAMVTGAPLEEARHLAQRYDRMRQEAESQAIEVSKRQAKVRDSPGNAENATKLEAAEAKLQDLKSNVAVLGKEAAASMSAVEAQQQRLTLQRLITMVEAERTYHKRVLHILEQLEAEMMSERQRIEAPPGPSLDNMSAPPSYEETNGIYASHMQNGSADRMSYFLGEVTHPYQAESDVELNLSIGDYVVVRKVTNNGWAEGECKGKAGWFPFGYVERRERILASKMAEVF; encoded by the exons ATGATGCAAACTATTGCTTTGGAGGAGCAAAAt GCTGTCCTCAAGCAGTTTGGAGCAGGGGGATATGGAGGGTCAGATAGCATGATCAATGATGAGGCAGAACTCCAGCAACATCAGAAACTTGAGAAGCTTTACATATCAACACGTGCTGGCAAG CATTTCCAAAAGGATATTGTACGTGGAGCAGAAGGATACATAGTTACTGGGTCAAAGCAAGTTGAGATTG GAACAAAATTGTCAGAGGACAGTAGAAAATATGGTTCTGAAAATACTTGTACCAGTGGTAGTACTCTAACAAAAGCTGCCTTAAGTTATGGACGGGCTTGGGCTCAAATTGAGAAAGAGCGTGGGAATCTCTTGAAAGCTCTAGGGACACAG GTTGCAGAACCATTAAGAGCGATGGTAACGGGAGCTCCCTTGGAAGAAGCACGGCATCTTGCTCAAAGATATGACAGGATGAGACAGGAAGCTGAATCTCAG GCTATTGAAGTTTCCAAGCGCCAAGCAAAAGTGAGGGATTCTCCAGGCAATGCTGAGAATGCTACAAAACTGGAAGCCGCAGAAGCAAAGCTGCAAGATCTCAAGTCAAATGTGGCAGTATTAGGGAAAGAAGCTGCCGCTTCCATGTCTGCTGTTGAAGCTCAACAACAGAGGTTAACACTCCAGCGGCTTATTACCATG GTTGAAGCGGAGCGTACTTATCATAAGAGAGTTCTTCATATTCTTGAACAGCTTGAAGCCGAG ATGATGTCAGAAAGACAACGTATTGAAGCACCTCCTGGCCCAAGTTTGGACAACATGAGTGCACCTCCTTCATATGAAGAAACCAATGGCATCTATGCATCACATATGCAAAATGGTTCTGCTGATAGAATGAGTTACTTTCTGGGAGAG GTTACTCATCCATATCAAGCTGAATCTGATGTTGAGCTGAATCTATCAATCGGTGATTATGTTGTCGTCCGAAAG GTGACTAACAATGGGTGGGCAGAAGGTGAATGTAAAGGTAAAGCGGGATGGTTCCCATTTGGGTATGTTGAAAGAAGGGAGCGTATTCTTGCAAGCAAAATGGCCGAAGTGTTTTAG
- the LOC104418874 gene encoding subtilisin-like protease SBT3.9, whose protein sequence is MLPAFFLDCICFELNLRQLSVAAMTCPWMFGILVYHLLVQCCGNTGVLASSNVYIVYMGARQHDEPELVSESHHEILSGFLGSEEAAKESTLYSYKHGFSGFAAVLNHSQAKFIADLPGVVRVIPNRIFSLQTTRSWDFLHVNSHIQNGILSRGHSGAGSIIGVMDTGIWPESESFKDDGMADAPTRWKGICQGGEGFNASNCSRKIIGARWYIKGYEAEFGKLNLTEGVEFLSPRDAVGHGTHTSSTAAGSLVEDASFAGLAQGLARGGAPAAWLAVYKICWSTGGCSSADLLAAFDDAISDGVDVISLSLGAPPPLPSYVDDTLAIGSFHAVAKGITVVCSGGNSGPYPQTVINTAPWIITVAASTIDRAFPTAITMGNNQTFVGQAFYTRGHRDRYYPIVYGEDIVSTNSDEDSARSCEVGSLNATLARGKVVLCFQSRSQRSAAVAISTVTAVKGAGLIFAHFPSKDVIGSSRIPCVQVDFTIGTSLLTYMEATRKPLIKITSSRTIIGKQISPEVAIFSSRGPSSLSPSVLKPDIAAPGVNILASWSPASSELDPPLNFNIESGTSMACPHISGIVALLKAIHPSWTPAMIKSSLVTTASTKDQYSQNIVAEGATHKQADAFDYGGGHVDANRAADPGLVYDAEISDYVCLLCFMGYNSSAISTMTGKPTQCKESSNCLVNLNLPSIVIPNLKQQVTVSRIVTNVGPANSTYTARVKAPVGTHVRVKPSILSFNSSMGKLKFRVIFNSLLRVQGRYSFGNLIWEDGLHKVRIPLVVQTIIDDFYAET, encoded by the exons ATGCTCCCTGCGTTTTTCCTTGATTGTATTTGCTTTGAGCTCAATCTCAGACAGCTGAGTGTGGCAGCAATGACCTGTCCTTGGATGTTTGGCATTCTTGTGTACCATCTCCTTGTGCAATGTTGTGGTAATACCGGGGTTCTTGCCTCCAGCAAT GTTTACATTGTGTACATGGGTGCTCGCCAACACGATGAACCAGAGCTCGTTTCAGAGTCCCATCATGAGATTCTGTCAGGCTTTTTGGGAAG TGAAGAAGCTGCCAAGGAGTCAACTTTGTACAGCTACAAGCATGGATTTTCAGGGTTTGCAGCAGTCTTAAATCATTCTCAAGCCAAGTTTATTGCAG ACCTTCCTGGAGTGGTTCGTGTGATTCCCAACAGAATTTTCAGTCTGCAAACCACTCGAAGCTGGGATTTTCTTCATGTAAACTCTCATATCCAGAACGGAATTCTTTCAAGGGGTCACTCTGGAGCAGGGTCTATCATTGGCGTGATGGACACAG GTATTTGGCCGGAATCTGAAAGCTTTAAAGATGATGGTATGGCAGATGCTCCAACTCGCTGGAAGGGGATATGTcaaggaggagaaggatttaATGCATCCAACTGCAGTAG GAAGATCATCGGCGCACGTTGGTACATCAAAGGGTATGAAGCTGAATTTGGCAAGCTCAACCTGACCGAGGGAGTCGAATTCTTGTCTCCCCGAGATGCTGTTGGCCATGGCACACACACATCATCAACTGCTGCTGGATCATTGGTGGAAGATGCAAGTTTTGCTGGACTAGCTCAAGGACTGGCTAGAGGGGGTGCTCCTGCAGCTTGGCTGGCCGTCTATAAAATCTGTTGGTCCACTGGTGGATGCAGTTCAGCTGATCTTCTCGCAGCATTTGATGATGCAATTTCTGATGGTGTAGATGTTATTTCACTATCTCTTGGCGCACCTCCTCCACTCCCTAGTTATGTCGATGATACCTTGGCAATAGGTTCCTTCCATGCTGTAGCTAAAGGAATCACAGTGGTGTGCTCAGGTGGAAACTCAGGTCCTTACCCACAAACCGTCATAAATACTGCTCCGTGGATCATAACTGTCGCTGCCAGCACAATTGATAGAGCCTTTCCTACTGCAATCACAATGGGAAACAATCAGACTTTTGTG GGTCAGGCTTTCTATACAAGGGGGCACAGGGACAGGTATTACCCTATCGTGTATGGAGAAGATATTGTATCTACGAACTCTGATGAAGATAGTGCAAG gaGTTGCGAGGTTGGATCACTAAATGCTACTTTAGCCAGAGGAAAAGTGGTTCTCTGCTTCCAATCTCGATCTCAGAGGTCAGCCGCTGTTGCCATAAGCACTGTCACTGCAGTTAAGGGCGCTGGATTGATCTTTGCACATTTTCCGTCAAAAGATGTTATTGGATCCTCGCGCATCCCTTGTGTCCAGGTGGATTTTACAATCGGAACTTCTTTGCTTACTTACATGGAGGCAACTCG AAAGCCACTCATCAAGATTACATCTTCAAGAACTATCATCGGAAAACAGATATCCCCTGAAGTAGCCATCTTCTCCTCAAGAGGGCCTAGTTCTCTATCTCCCTCTGTGCTGAAG CCTGACATTGCTGCTCCTGGGGTTAACATCCTCGCTTCATGGTCTCCTGCATCGTCTGAACTCGATCCCCCTCTCAACTTTAACATAGAATCGGGAACATCCATGGCTTGTCCACATATATCTGGCATCGTTGCGCTTCTTAAAGCAATCCATCCATCATGGACTCCTGCAATGATTAAATCTTCATTAGTCACAACAG CTTCCACAAAGGATCAATACAGCCAAAACATTGTTGCGGAGGGAGCAACTCACAAGCAAGCCGATGCATTTGACTACGGAGGTGGTCATGTTGATGCTAACCGGGCGGCAGATCCCGGTCTCGTCTATGATGCAGAAATATCAGATTATGTTTGTTTGCTCTGTTTCATGGGCTACAACAGCAGTGCCATTAGCACAATGACAGGGAAACCCACGCAGTGCAAAGAATCTAGCAATTGCCTTGTAAATCTAAACTTGCCTTCCATTGTCATTCCCAATCTGAAGCAACAGGTGACCGTATCAAGAATAGTTACGAATGTTGGTCCTGCAAATTCTACTTACACTGCTCGTGTCAAAGCACCGGTTGGCACCCATGTTAGAGTCAAGCCATCAATTTTGTCGTTCAATTCCTCCATGGGCAAGCTGAAGTTCAGAGTCATATTCAATTCGCTGCTGAGGGTTCAGGGAAGATACTCGTTTGGAAATCTGATTTGGGAGGATGGATTGCATAAAGTGCGGATTCCGTTGGTCGTCCAGACCATCATCGATGATTTCTATGCAGAAACTTGA